Proteins from one Amycolatopsis benzoatilytica AK 16/65 genomic window:
- a CDS encoding glycoside hydrolase family 3 protein produces MCAYFARRLRRGVLLAATALLVATPLPAVAASLPFRDPSLPLNTRIDDLVARLTLDEKISLLHQYEPAIPRLGIGVFKTGTEALHGVAWSTDYDNNGAVVSAKGTVFPQALGLASTWDPALIKQVGAAVGQEARGYHAQNPTLWGLNLWAPVVNLLRDPRWGRNEEGYSEDPYLTGQMSVAYGRGIQGDDPRYLQAAPTLKHYLAYNNEADRTTSNSSVPPKILHDYDQQAFKPALVAGAANAVMPSYNLVNGRPNTVSSDLNGVLRQWAPQDLAVVSDAGAPTNLANSEKYYGTQAEADAAALKAGLDSFTDNDTNGSITVAAVKEALAKGLLTVADVERADRHLLSLRFRLGEFDPPGRNPYANITPAMIDSPEHRALARKAADEQIVLLCNEKNALPLTTQGKIAVVGPLSDTLYEDWYSGTMPYKVTPLQAVKERVGAVASSEGVDRIALKNLATGKYLTASTDPAGGKLAEGAATAGPAQSFDVFDWGAGKNTLRTVANGKYLGYSGGALVNNAAQPNGWFVQQQLKLDPQPDGSYVLEYAGNEVNESWFGKNRFAVVGADGVLTIGSPDAAGATKFGRDVLSRGVDSAVAAAKGADTAVVVVGSMPFINGREADDRTSTELAPAQQALVEAVQKANKHTIVVVENSYPTTGWDTQSAPGILWTTHAGQETGHAVADVLFGDHDPSGRLTQTWYASDAGLPSILDYDIAKTGMTYQYYAGKPLYPFGYGLSYTSFRYGKPRPAQAAPGTVAVDVDVTNTGARAGTDVVQLYSSARDSRAAQPLKQLRAFERVELAPGQTKTVRLSVKTADLAFWDVTRNRSVVEAGVYDLAVGRSATDLAGSVPVHVAGERIPPRDLAQTTLAENFDGYQGVTLTDTAKTDGTSVAATAGGWVSYRDALLRPGMTAFAAKVSKADSGTARITVRLDDPVRGRVLGTAVVNSTGDKYAFTTVTAALAPAAGRHDVYLTFDGPVTVSSFALGS; encoded by the coding sequence ATGTGTGCCTACTTCGCGCGCCGGCTCCGCCGCGGCGTGCTCCTGGCGGCCACGGCGCTGCTGGTCGCGACGCCGCTGCCGGCGGTCGCCGCCTCGCTGCCGTTTCGCGATCCGTCGCTGCCGCTGAACACCCGGATCGACGACCTGGTCGCGAGGCTGACCCTGGACGAGAAGATCTCGCTGCTGCACCAGTACGAACCGGCTATCCCGCGGCTGGGCATCGGCGTGTTCAAGACCGGCACCGAGGCCCTGCACGGCGTCGCCTGGTCGACCGACTACGACAACAACGGTGCGGTGGTGTCCGCGAAGGGCACCGTGTTCCCGCAGGCGCTGGGCCTGGCTTCGACGTGGGATCCGGCGCTGATCAAGCAGGTCGGCGCGGCGGTCGGGCAGGAAGCCCGCGGCTACCACGCGCAGAACCCGACGCTGTGGGGGCTGAACCTGTGGGCGCCGGTGGTGAACCTGCTGCGCGACCCGCGCTGGGGCCGCAACGAAGAGGGCTACTCCGAGGACCCGTACCTGACCGGGCAGATGTCGGTGGCCTACGGCCGCGGCATCCAGGGCGACGACCCGCGGTACCTGCAGGCCGCCCCGACGCTGAAGCACTACCTGGCCTACAACAACGAAGCCGACCGGACCACGAGCAATTCGTCCGTGCCGCCGAAGATCCTGCACGACTACGACCAGCAGGCGTTCAAGCCGGCGCTGGTCGCGGGTGCGGCGAACGCGGTGATGCCCTCCTACAACCTGGTCAACGGCCGGCCCAACACGGTCAGCTCGGACCTGAACGGCGTGCTGCGCCAGTGGGCGCCACAGGACCTCGCGGTCGTGTCCGACGCGGGCGCGCCGACCAACCTGGCGAATTCCGAGAAGTACTACGGGACTCAGGCCGAGGCGGACGCGGCGGCGCTCAAAGCCGGGCTGGACAGCTTCACGGACAACGACACCAACGGCTCGATCACCGTCGCCGCGGTGAAGGAGGCGCTGGCGAAGGGGCTGCTGACGGTGGCCGACGTCGAGCGAGCGGACCGGCACCTGCTGTCGCTGCGATTCCGTCTCGGCGAGTTCGACCCGCCGGGCCGCAACCCGTACGCGAACATCACCCCGGCGATGATCGACTCGCCGGAGCACCGCGCGCTGGCGCGCAAGGCCGCCGACGAGCAGATTGTGTTGCTGTGCAACGAGAAAAACGCGCTTCCGCTCACCACGCAGGGCAAGATCGCCGTCGTCGGACCGCTGTCGGACACGCTGTACGAGGACTGGTACAGCGGCACGATGCCGTACAAGGTGACGCCGCTGCAGGCCGTCAAGGAACGCGTCGGCGCGGTCGCGTCGAGCGAAGGCGTGGACCGCATCGCGCTGAAGAACCTCGCCACCGGGAAGTACCTGACCGCATCGACCGATCCGGCGGGCGGCAAGCTCGCCGAGGGGGCCGCCACGGCCGGTCCTGCCCAGTCCTTCGACGTCTTCGACTGGGGTGCGGGCAAGAACACGCTGCGCACTGTCGCGAACGGCAAGTACCTCGGCTACTCCGGCGGCGCGCTGGTCAACAATGCCGCTCAGCCGAACGGCTGGTTCGTCCAGCAGCAGCTCAAGCTCGACCCGCAGCCCGACGGCAGCTACGTCCTCGAATACGCGGGCAACGAGGTGAACGAGTCGTGGTTCGGCAAGAACCGGTTCGCGGTGGTCGGCGCGGACGGGGTGCTGACGATCGGCTCGCCGGACGCCGCGGGGGCCACCAAGTTCGGCCGCGACGTCCTCTCCCGCGGGGTGGACAGCGCGGTCGCCGCGGCCAAGGGCGCGGACACCGCGGTGGTGGTGGTCGGCAGCATGCCGTTCATCAACGGCCGGGAGGCCGACGACCGGACCAGCACGGAGCTGGCCCCGGCGCAGCAGGCGCTGGTGGAAGCCGTGCAGAAGGCGAACAAGCACACCATCGTCGTCGTCGAGAACAGCTATCCGACGACCGGCTGGGACACCCAGTCCGCGCCGGGAATCCTGTGGACCACCCACGCCGGGCAAGAGACCGGACATGCCGTCGCGGACGTGCTCTTCGGCGACCACGATCCGAGCGGGCGGCTGACCCAGACCTGGTACGCCTCCGACGCCGGCCTGCCGTCCATCCTCGACTACGACATCGCGAAGACCGGCATGACCTACCAGTACTACGCCGGCAAACCGCTGTATCCCTTCGGGTACGGCCTGAGCTACACGAGTTTCCGCTACGGGAAGCCCCGTCCGGCGCAGGCGGCGCCCGGCACGGTCGCCGTCGACGTGGACGTCACCAACACCGGCGCCCGGGCGGGTACCGACGTTGTGCAGCTGTATTCGAGCGCCCGGGACTCGCGCGCCGCGCAGCCGCTGAAGCAGCTGCGGGCGTTCGAGCGCGTCGAGCTGGCGCCGGGACAGACGAAGACGGTCCGGCTCTCGGTGAAGACCGCCGACCTTGCGTTCTGGGATGTCACCCGGAACCGCTCGGTCGTCGAAGCCGGAGTTTACGACCTCGCGGTCGGCCGCTCCGCGACCGATCTCGCCGGGTCGGTGCCGGTGCACGTGGCCGGCGAACGGATCCCGCCGCGCGATCTCGCGCAGACCACGCTCGCCGAGAACTTCGACGGCTACCAGGGCGTGACGCTGACCGACACGGCGAAGACGGACGGCACCTCCGTCGCCGCGACAGCCGGAGGCTGGGTCTCCTACCGCGACGCGCTGCTGCGGCCCGGCATGACTGCCTTCGCCGCGAAGGTGTCTAAAGCGGACAGTGGGACGGCGCGGATCACCGTCCGGCTGGACGATCCGGTTCGCGGCCGGGTGCTCGGCACCGCAGTCGTGAACAGCACCGGAGACAAATACGCCTTCACCACGGTGACCGCCGCGCTCGCACCGGCCGCCGGACGGCACGACGTCTACCTGACTTTCGACGGCCCGGTCACCGTGTCGTCGTTCGCACTGGGGTCCTGA